Proteins encoded in a region of the Ursus arctos isolate Adak ecotype North America unplaced genomic scaffold, UrsArc2.0 scaffold_2, whole genome shotgun sequence genome:
- the IL27 gene encoding interleukin-27 subunit alpha, with translation MGQMAGDLGWRLSLLLLSLLLARAGVWGFPRPPGRSPLSLQELQREFKVSLQLARKLLSEVRTQAHHFAESHLPGVSLDLLPLGDQLPNVSLTFQAWHSLSDPERLCFLSMMLRPFHVLLGRLGNQGGWTSSEKMQLWTVRLDLRDLQRHLRFQVLAAGLNLPEEENEERKGLLEWAPGGPSQISAQPSWPQLLYTYQLLHSLELVLARAVRDLLLLSQAGNPAPALGCSTSSSQP, from the exons ATGGGCCAGATGGCAGGCGACCTTGGCTGGC GGCTCAGCCTTTTGCTGCTCTCCTTACTCCTGGCACGAGCTGGTGTCTGGGGATTCCCGAGACCACCAGGGAGGTCCCCCCTGAGCCTGCAGGAGTTGCAGAGGGAGTTCAAGGTCAGCCTGCAGCTTGCCAGGAAGCTGCTCTCCGAGGTTCGGACCCAGGCCCACCACTTT GCTGAATCTCACCTGCCAGGAGTGAGCCTGGACCTCCTGCCCCTGGGAGATCAGCTCCCCAATGTCTCCCTGACCTTCCAGGCCTGGCACAGCCTCTCT gACCCAGAAAGACTCTGCTTCCTTTCCATGATGCTTCGCCCCTTCCATGTGCTCTTGGGACGCCTGGGAAACCAGGGGGGCTGGACCAGCTCAGAGAAGATGCAGCTGTGGACCGTGAGACTGGATCTCCGGGATTTGCAGCGGCACCTCCGCTTCCAG GTGCTGGCCGCAGGACTCAACCTCCCTGAGGAGGAGAATGAGGAGAGGAAGGGGCTGCTCGAATGGGCTCCGGGGGGCCCCTCGCAGATATCCGCACAGCCGTCCTGGCCCCAGCTTCTCTATACTTACCAGCTGCTGCATTCCCTAGAGCTCGTCTTGGCTCGGGCCGTGAGGGACTTGCTCTTGCTCTCCCAGGCTGGAAACCCAGCCCCAGCCTTGGGGTGCTCAACATCCAGCTCCCAGCCCTGA
- the CLN3 gene encoding battenin isoform X3: MGGCAGSRRRLLDSEGEETAPEPRPPLSDRQGALWKNAMGFWLLGLCNNFSYVVMLSAAHDILSHQRASGNQSHVDPHPPPTPHNSSSRFDCNSVSTAAVLLADILPTLVIKLLAPLGLHLLPYSPRVLVSGICAAGSFVLVAFSHSVGTSLCGVVLASISSGLGEITFLSLTAFYPRAVISWWSSGTGAAGLLGALSYLGLTQAGLSPQHTLLSMLGIPALLLASYFFLLTPPEPQDPGGEEDAETSARQPLIGSEAPGSKPDSSPSLSLQEKWTVFKGLLRYIVPLVLVYFAEYFINQGLFELLFFRNTSLSHAQQYRWYQMLYQAGVFVSRSSLRCCRIRFTWVLALLQCFNLAFLLVDVWLNFLPSIYLVFLIILYEGLLGGAAYVNTFHNIALETSDEHREFAMAAACISDTLGISLSGLLALPLHDFLCHLP, translated from the exons ATGGGAGGCTGTGCGGGCTCGCGGCGGCGCCTTTTGGATTCCGAGG GGGAGGAGACCGCCCCAGAACCTCGGCCCCCCTTGTCGGACCGTCAGGGCGCCCTTTGGAAGAACGCGATGGGTTTCTG GCTCCTGGGCCTTTGCAACAACTTCTCCTACGTGGTGATGCTCAGCGCGGCCCATGACATCCTTAGCCACCAGAGGGCGTCTGGGAACCAGAGCCAC GTGGACCCACACCCACCGCCCACCCCCCACAATAGCTCATCTCGATTTGACTGCAACTCTGTCTCCACGGCT GCAGTGCTTCTGGCAGATATCCTCCCCACCCTCGTCATCAAATTGCTGGCTCCTCTTGGTCTGCATCTGCTGCCCTACAG CCCCCGGGTTCTCGTCAGTGGGATTTGTGCCGCTGGAAGCTTCGTCCTGGTTGCCTTCTCTCATTCAGTGGGGACCAGCCTGTGTG GTGTGGTCTTGGCTAGCATCTCGTCAGGTCTGGGGGAAATCACCTTCCTCTCGCTCACTGCCTTCTACCCCAG GGCTGTGATCTCCTGGTGGTCCTCAGGAACTGGGGCAGCAGGGCTGCTGGGAGCATTGTCCTATCTGGGCCTCACCCAGGCTGGCCTCTCCCCACAGCACACCCTGCTGTCCATGCTGGGTATCCCCGCCCTGCTGCTGGCCAG CTATTTCTTTTTGCTCACACCTCctgagccccaggaccctggagggGAAGAAGACGCAGAGACATCAGCACGGCAGCCCCTGATAGGCAGCGAGGCCCCAGGGTCGAAGCCAG ACTCCAGCCCAAGCCTCTCCCTTCAGGAAAAGTGGACCGTGTTCAAG GGCCTGCTGCGGTACATCGTCCCGTTGGTCCTGGTTTACTTTGCGGAGTATTTCATCAATCAGGGACTT TTTGAGCTCCTGTTCTTCCGGAACACATCCCTGAGTCATGCTCAGCAGTATCGCTG GTACCAGATGCTCTACCAGGCTGGCGTCTTTGTTTCCCGCTCTTCTCTCCGCTGCTGTCGCATCCGTTTCACGTGGGTCCTGGCCCTGCTGCAG TGCTTCAACTTGGCCTTCCTGCTGGTGGACGTGTGGTTGAACTTCCTGCCCAGCATCTACCTCGTCTTCCTGATCATTCTGTATGAGGGGCTCCTCGGAGGGGCTGCCTACGTGAACACCTTCCACAACATCGCCCTGGAG ACAAGTGATGAGCATCGGGAATTTGCCATGGCAGCCGCCTGCATCTCCGACACTTTGGGAATCTCCCTGTCGGGGCTCTTGGCCCTGCCTCTGCACGACTTCCTTTGTCACCTGCCGTGA
- the APOBR gene encoding apolipoprotein B receptor — protein sequence MDFLRLHLPGLHQALRGALDSLSSFVSYLMGDEVPTAERKEARAAEELGEVAAGRPGKPEEKGAQEALEGLGGSQSQEDRGLGGPGEAGRTQEGSSATEQTWGWEEGSSHGSQAHRQDTGVWEATKAARCQEPRAHLESRKESEAGCEAARDNSSQAQESQRPNEQEVNREETLRTWEQEEEAEEVRERKPEVARKAESEWTWHREPEGEAGADGQKVAGDSRESLEQPVKEAVAQEIQGSAANEAGKEEEVMGVLRGSPSTRAQEAQESGTESEDGTTSVREEARTALGGEEDSTALGRKEDSTALGRVEDGTASDREEARTVSGKEEAGTSSGREEDRTGSGRGEDKTASDRGEDSTASEREEEDRTASDREEARTATGREEAGITLGRVEARTTSGGEEDRTVSGRGESGTSSGGEEDRTVSGRGEDRTASGGEEEDSTASGREEAGITLGRVEAGTTSGGEEDRTVSGRGEDGTASDRGEDSTASEREEEDRTATGREEAGTTSDKEEDSTASGREEEDSTASGGEEDSTASGREEAGITLGRVEEGTISGGEDRTVSRRGEDGTASDRGEDSTISEREEEDKTATGREEAGTTSGKEEDSRASGREEEDSTASGGEEDSTASGREEAGITFGRVEAMTTSVGKEGDLLGARKTEYEEVSGEKIPEGTGRAWAFQEASRGDQEKEVDENREAEMSFSPKQTQTLGTEGTEEAAKDQTAGREAAEGQGSEGEVGAGFEVQADQGGKEAEGKQASMVRAVPASLEEVMQAEKVKEGEEGCWATEAELPKDNVVNEAEGDTDLEATPEASSPEKEFSGERSEGEAQTGGEAQGVEWGGLEHEVTEVQEPELKAGPQTPTEHPEEGQGGEEELWGASALSKEETEGGLEEYPRTMGDVKPDAPGAEVWENQGRDVERGETQEEKADAQEGEEEAAGGQAPKEAEGGRESALPDVPEAGGEWKTAQDSGCGTEEGETLGAESQELGGRLGADAGTGQSLGESDARETEDEVVEAAVPWWADTTFSQDWRLEEATLSLQDSEDPGASSLAAEIVRDKVALVGRAAGAGGGLEREAGEAWDSEGRQEAGGGVELGETTHGENRGGPVFGLEGSADKEVTGRGDQAEALEAREGEPRGERVEVPEGVVAEGSCGVDGFTSGSQPARAEGTVATVEAEGLPGGQTLLEEEAVGWQMEERGQGSEGQGGDHHPEGEAGRPLDVEDAEVTEDWRAEAKEIVPEGLEDVQGQSTHQEPAEAEPGPRGETAESARGDACDSWSEALLPGSLLDVSVPRSRVLLSRNSSLRRSRPSFRRSRAPEQQEGPPSPPPEEERSTPEQRLLQPEEPPEPSPPKPERTPLPARRRPLGRGFGLAHGGMMQELQARLGQPKPQ from the exons atGGATTTCCTCCGGCTACATCTCCCTGGGCTGCATCAGGCCTTACGGGGAGCACTG GATTCCCTCAGCTCCTTTGTCTCCTACCTTATGGGAGATGAGGTCCCCactgcagagaggaaggaggcgaGGGCAGCCGAGGAACTGGGGGAGGTGGCTGCAGGAAGGCCAGGGAAGCCTGAAGAGAAGGGAGCCCAGGAGGCCCTGGAGGGCCTTGGAGGCAGCCAAAGCCAGGAGGATAGAGGGCTAGGAGGGCCCGGAGAGGCTGGAAGAACCCAGGAGGGAAGTTCAGCTACAGAACAGACCTGGGGTTGGGAAGAAGGCAGCTCCCATGGGTCTCAGGCACATAGGCAGGACACTGGGGTCTGGGAGGCAACCAAGGCTGCCAGGTGCCAGGAGCCAAGGGCCCACTTAGAGTCCAGAAAGGAGTCCGAGGCAGGGTGTGAGGCTGCTCGAGACAACAGCAGCCAAGCCCAGGAGAGTCAAAGGCCCAATGAGCAGGAAGTGAACAGAGAGGAGACACTGAGAACCtgggaacaggaggaggaggcggaagaggtcagggaaagaaaaccagaggTGGCCAGGAAGGCGGAGTCAGAGTGGACCTGGCACAGGGAGCCTGAGGGGGAGGCAGGTGCTGATGGGCAAAAGGTAGCAGGGGACAGCAGGGAGTCATTAGAGCAGCCGGTCAAGGAAGCGGTTGCACAGGAGATCCAAGGGTCTGCAGCCAATGAGGCcgggaaggaagaagaggtaaTGGGGGTCCTAAGGGGTAGCCCAAGCACAAGGGCACAGGAAGCACAGGAGTCAGGGACAGAATCTGAGGACGGGACAACCTCAGTCAGGGAGGAGGCTAGAACAGCCTTAGGCGGGGAGGAGGACAGCACAGCGTTAGGCAGGAAGGAGGACAGCACAGCCTTAGGCAGAGTGGAGGACGGCACAGCCTCAGACAGGGAGGAAGCCAGGACAGTCTCAGGCAAGGAGGAGGCTGGGACATCTTcaggcagggaggaggacaggacaGGCTCAGGAAGGGGGGAGGACAAGACAGCCTCAGATAGAGGAGAGGACAGCACAGCctcagaaagggaggaggaggatagAACAGCCTCAGACAGGGAGGAAGCCAGGACAGccacaggcagggaggaggctgggataACTTTAGGCAGGGTAGAGGCCAGGACAACCTCAGGCGGGGAGGAGGACAGGACAGTCTCAGGCAGGGGGGAGTCTGGGACATCCTCAGGTGGGGAGGAAGACAGGACAGTCTCAGGCAGGGGGGAGGACAGGACAGCctcaggtggggaggaggaagacagcACAGCCtcaggcagggaggaggctgggataACTTTAGGCAGGGTAGAGGCCGGGACAACctcaggaggggaggaggacaggacaGTCTCAGGCAGGGGGGAGGACGGGACAGCCTCAGACAGAGGAGAGGACAGCACAGCctcagaaagggaggaggaggatagAACAGccacaggcagggaggaggctgggacaACCTCAGACAAGGAGGAGGACAGCACAGCCtcaggcagggaggaggaagacagCACAGCctcaggtggggaggaggacagcaCAGCCtcaggcagggaggaggctgggataACTTTAGGCAGGGTAGAGGAAGGGACAATCTCAGGCGGGGAGGACAGGACAGTCTCACGCAGGGGGGAGGACGGGACAGCCTCAGACAGAGGAGAGGACAGCACAATctcagaaagggaggaggaggataaAACAGccacaggcagggaggaggctgggacaACCTCAGGCAAGGAGGAGGACAGCAGAGCCtcaggcagggaggaggaagacagCACAGCctcaggtggggaggaggacagcaCAGCCtcaggcagggaggaggctgggataACTTTTGGCAGGGTAGAGGCCATGACAACCTCAGTCGGGAAAGAGGGTGACCTCTTAGGAGCCAGGAAGACAGAATATGAGGAAGTCTCAGGAGAAAAGATCCCAGAGGGCACTGGGAGGGCCTGGGCATTCCAGGAGGCCTCCAGGGGAGACCAGGAGAAGGAGGTGGATGAGAATAGAGAGGCTGAGATGAGCTTTTCCCCCAAACAGACCCAGACCCTGGGAACTGAGGGCACAGAAGAAGCGGCTAAGGACCAGACAGCAGGAAGGGAGGCTGCAGAAGGCCAGGGGTCAGAGGGGGAGGTAGGGGCAGGCTTTGAGGTCCAGGCGGATCAGGGAGGGAAAGAGGCTGAGGGGAAGCAAGCCTCAATGGTCAGGGCTGTTCCAGCCAGTCTGGAGGAGGTGATGCAGGCAGAGAAGGTCAAAGAGGGGGAAGAGGGTTGCTGGGCCACAGAGGCTGAGTTGCCCAAGGACAACGTGGTAAATGAGGCTGAAGGAGATACTGACCTGGAAGCAACCCCAGAGGCCAGCAGTCCTGAGAAGGAGTTCAGCGGGGAGAGGAGTGAGGGGGAGGCTCAGACAGGCGGAGAAGCCcagggggtggagtggggtggcCTTGAGCACGAGGTCACTGAAGTCCAggaacctgagctgaaggcaggcccCCAGACCCCGACAGAGCACCCTGAAGAAGGACAGGGGGGTGAGGAAGAGCTCTGGGGCGCTTCAGCCCTGAGCAAAGAGGAGACGGAAGGGGGCCTGGAGGAGTACCCCAGGACCATGGGAGATGTAAAGCCTGACGCCCCTGGGGCAGAAGTCTGGGAAAACCAAGGAagggatgtggagagaggggagacccaggaagaaaaagcagatgctcaagagggggaggaggaggctgcaGGAGGCCAGGCACCGAAGGAGGCCGAGGGAGGCAGAGAGTCTGCGCTCCCAGATGTCCCGGAGGCAGGCGGGGAATGGAAGACAGCCCAGGACTCAGGGTGTggaacagaggaaggagagacCCTTGGAGCAGAGAGCCAGGAGCTGGGTGGAAGGCTTGGGGCAGACGCAGGGACAGGTCAGTCACTGGGAGAGTCAGATGCCAGAGAAACTGAGGATGAGGTGGTGGAGGCTGCAGTGCCCTGGTGGGCAGACACAACATTCAGCCAAGactggaggctggaggaggccaCTCTGAGCCTCCAGGACAGCGAGGACCCAGGGGCCAGTTCTTTGGCTGCTGAGATAGTGAGGGATAAGGTAGCTCTGGTTGGaagggctgctggggctgggggagggcttGAAAGAGAGGCTGGGGAAGCTTGGGACtcagaagggaggcaggaggctgggggaggtgtGGAGCTGGGGGAGACTACACATGGAGAAAACCGAGGTGGGCCCGTGTTTGGCCTGGAGGGCTCAGCAGACAAGGAGGTGACTGGCAGAGGGGACCAAGCAGAGGCTTTGGAGGCCAGAGAGGGTGAGCCCAGGGGAGAGCGGGTGGAGGTCCCGGAAGGTGTGGTGGCAGAAGGAAGCTGTGGGGTGGATGGCTTTACCTCGGGCTCCCAGCCGGCGAGGGCAGAGGGGACCGTGGCCACAGTGGAAGCCGAGGGGCTCCCAGGAGGGCAGACGCTGTTGGAAGAGGAGGCTGTGGGATGGCAAATGGAGGAGCGAGGGCAAGGCagtgaggggcagggtggggaccaCCACCCCGAGGGAGAAGCCGGAAGGCCCCTTGATGTGGAGGATGCTGAGGTGACGGAAGACTGGAGAGCAGAGGCCAAGGAGATTGTTCCAGAAGGCCTGGAGGACGTCCAGGGCCAGTCAACACACCAGGAGCCTGCAGAGGCCGAGCCTGGGCCACGCGGGGAGACGGCAGAGAGTGCCAGAGGGGATGCTTGCGACAGCTGGAGTGAG GCCCTGCTCCCTGGGTCTCTCCTGGACGTCTCTGTCCCCCGGAGCCGTGTACTCCTGTCTCGCAACTCCTCACTGCGCCGCTCCCGGCCCTCCTTCCGTCGGAGCCGCGCCCCCGAGCAGCAGGAGGGGCCTCCCAGCCCCCCGCCGGAGGAAGAGCGGTCAACTCCTGAGCAGAGACTTCTCCAGCCAGAGGAACCCCCAGAGCCAAGCCCCCCAAAACCTGAAAGGACCCCACTGCCAGCCAGGAGAAGGCCCCTGGGACGTGG GTTTGGCCTTGCACACGGCGGCATGATGCAGGAACTGCAAGCCCGGCTGGGCCAGCCAAAGCCGCAGTGA
- the CLN3 gene encoding battenin isoform X1, producing MDPRGNVVGRPARVQTRSRSWDLQWGVDPSHLSQTLTRQVGANSGPSLTLNPSRGLNLMPWEAVRARGGAFWIPRGRRPPQNLGPPCRTVRAPFGRTRWVSAPCEVVRRKTCIPIYRLLGLCNNFSYVVMLSAAHDILSHQRASGNQSHVDPHPPPTPHNSSSRFDCNSVSTAAVLLADILPTLVIKLLAPLGLHLLPYSPRVLVSGICAAGSFVLVAFSHSVGTSLCGVVLASISSGLGEITFLSLTAFYPRAVISWWSSGTGAAGLLGALSYLGLTQAGLSPQHTLLSMLGIPALLLASYFFLLTPPEPQDPGGEEDAETSARQPLIGSEAPGSKPDSSPSLSLQEKWTVFKGLLRYIVPLVLVYFAEYFINQGLFELLFFRNTSLSHAQQYRWYQMLYQAGVFVSRSSLRCCRIRFTWVLALLQCFNLAFLLVDVWLNFLPSIYLVFLIILYEGLLGGAAYVNTFHNIALETSDEHREFAMAAACISDTLGISLSGLLALPLHDFLCHLP from the exons ATGGACCCCCGGGGTAACGTGGTGGGTCGCCCGGCGCGAGTGCAGACCAGAAGCCGGAGCTGGGACCTGCAGTGGGGCGTTGATCCTTCTCATCTGTCGCAGACCCTCACCCGCCAGGTCGGAGCCAATTCTGGACCCTCGCTGACTTTGAACCCTTCGCGGGGTCTGAATTTGATGCCATGGGAGGCTGTGCGGGCTCGCGGCGGCGCCTTTTGGATTCCGAGG GGGAGGAGACCGCCCCAGAACCTCGGCCCCCCTTGTCGGACCGTCAGGGCGCCCTTTGGAAGAACGCGATGGGTTTCTG CCCCCTGTGAGGTAGTGAGAAGAAAAACCTGTATCCCCATTTACAG GCTCCTGGGCCTTTGCAACAACTTCTCCTACGTGGTGATGCTCAGCGCGGCCCATGACATCCTTAGCCACCAGAGGGCGTCTGGGAACCAGAGCCAC GTGGACCCACACCCACCGCCCACCCCCCACAATAGCTCATCTCGATTTGACTGCAACTCTGTCTCCACGGCT GCAGTGCTTCTGGCAGATATCCTCCCCACCCTCGTCATCAAATTGCTGGCTCCTCTTGGTCTGCATCTGCTGCCCTACAG CCCCCGGGTTCTCGTCAGTGGGATTTGTGCCGCTGGAAGCTTCGTCCTGGTTGCCTTCTCTCATTCAGTGGGGACCAGCCTGTGTG GTGTGGTCTTGGCTAGCATCTCGTCAGGTCTGGGGGAAATCACCTTCCTCTCGCTCACTGCCTTCTACCCCAG GGCTGTGATCTCCTGGTGGTCCTCAGGAACTGGGGCAGCAGGGCTGCTGGGAGCATTGTCCTATCTGGGCCTCACCCAGGCTGGCCTCTCCCCACAGCACACCCTGCTGTCCATGCTGGGTATCCCCGCCCTGCTGCTGGCCAG CTATTTCTTTTTGCTCACACCTCctgagccccaggaccctggagggGAAGAAGACGCAGAGACATCAGCACGGCAGCCCCTGATAGGCAGCGAGGCCCCAGGGTCGAAGCCAG ACTCCAGCCCAAGCCTCTCCCTTCAGGAAAAGTGGACCGTGTTCAAG GGCCTGCTGCGGTACATCGTCCCGTTGGTCCTGGTTTACTTTGCGGAGTATTTCATCAATCAGGGACTT TTTGAGCTCCTGTTCTTCCGGAACACATCCCTGAGTCATGCTCAGCAGTATCGCTG GTACCAGATGCTCTACCAGGCTGGCGTCTTTGTTTCCCGCTCTTCTCTCCGCTGCTGTCGCATCCGTTTCACGTGGGTCCTGGCCCTGCTGCAG TGCTTCAACTTGGCCTTCCTGCTGGTGGACGTGTGGTTGAACTTCCTGCCCAGCATCTACCTCGTCTTCCTGATCATTCTGTATGAGGGGCTCCTCGGAGGGGCTGCCTACGTGAACACCTTCCACAACATCGCCCTGGAG ACAAGTGATGAGCATCGGGAATTTGCCATGGCAGCCGCCTGCATCTCCGACACTTTGGGAATCTCCCTGTCGGGGCTCTTGGCCCTGCCTCTGCACGACTTCCTTTGTCACCTGCCGTGA
- the CLN3 gene encoding battenin isoform X2 → MPWEAVRARGGAFWIPRGRRPPQNLGPPCRTVRAPFGRTRWVSAPCEVVRRKTCIPIYRLLGLCNNFSYVVMLSAAHDILSHQRASGNQSHVDPHPPPTPHNSSSRFDCNSVSTAAVLLADILPTLVIKLLAPLGLHLLPYSPRVLVSGICAAGSFVLVAFSHSVGTSLCGVVLASISSGLGEITFLSLTAFYPRAVISWWSSGTGAAGLLGALSYLGLTQAGLSPQHTLLSMLGIPALLLASYFFLLTPPEPQDPGGEEDAETSARQPLIGSEAPGSKPDSSPSLSLQEKWTVFKGLLRYIVPLVLVYFAEYFINQGLFELLFFRNTSLSHAQQYRWYQMLYQAGVFVSRSSLRCCRIRFTWVLALLQCFNLAFLLVDVWLNFLPSIYLVFLIILYEGLLGGAAYVNTFHNIALETSDEHREFAMAAACISDTLGISLSGLLALPLHDFLCHLP, encoded by the exons ATGCCATGGGAGGCTGTGCGGGCTCGCGGCGGCGCCTTTTGGATTCCGAGG GGGAGGAGACCGCCCCAGAACCTCGGCCCCCCTTGTCGGACCGTCAGGGCGCCCTTTGGAAGAACGCGATGGGTTTCTG CCCCCTGTGAGGTAGTGAGAAGAAAAACCTGTATCCCCATTTACAG GCTCCTGGGCCTTTGCAACAACTTCTCCTACGTGGTGATGCTCAGCGCGGCCCATGACATCCTTAGCCACCAGAGGGCGTCTGGGAACCAGAGCCAC GTGGACCCACACCCACCGCCCACCCCCCACAATAGCTCATCTCGATTTGACTGCAACTCTGTCTCCACGGCT GCAGTGCTTCTGGCAGATATCCTCCCCACCCTCGTCATCAAATTGCTGGCTCCTCTTGGTCTGCATCTGCTGCCCTACAG CCCCCGGGTTCTCGTCAGTGGGATTTGTGCCGCTGGAAGCTTCGTCCTGGTTGCCTTCTCTCATTCAGTGGGGACCAGCCTGTGTG GTGTGGTCTTGGCTAGCATCTCGTCAGGTCTGGGGGAAATCACCTTCCTCTCGCTCACTGCCTTCTACCCCAG GGCTGTGATCTCCTGGTGGTCCTCAGGAACTGGGGCAGCAGGGCTGCTGGGAGCATTGTCCTATCTGGGCCTCACCCAGGCTGGCCTCTCCCCACAGCACACCCTGCTGTCCATGCTGGGTATCCCCGCCCTGCTGCTGGCCAG CTATTTCTTTTTGCTCACACCTCctgagccccaggaccctggagggGAAGAAGACGCAGAGACATCAGCACGGCAGCCCCTGATAGGCAGCGAGGCCCCAGGGTCGAAGCCAG ACTCCAGCCCAAGCCTCTCCCTTCAGGAAAAGTGGACCGTGTTCAAG GGCCTGCTGCGGTACATCGTCCCGTTGGTCCTGGTTTACTTTGCGGAGTATTTCATCAATCAGGGACTT TTTGAGCTCCTGTTCTTCCGGAACACATCCCTGAGTCATGCTCAGCAGTATCGCTG GTACCAGATGCTCTACCAGGCTGGCGTCTTTGTTTCCCGCTCTTCTCTCCGCTGCTGTCGCATCCGTTTCACGTGGGTCCTGGCCCTGCTGCAG TGCTTCAACTTGGCCTTCCTGCTGGTGGACGTGTGGTTGAACTTCCTGCCCAGCATCTACCTCGTCTTCCTGATCATTCTGTATGAGGGGCTCCTCGGAGGGGCTGCCTACGTGAACACCTTCCACAACATCGCCCTGGAG ACAAGTGATGAGCATCGGGAATTTGCCATGGCAGCCGCCTGCATCTCCGACACTTTGGGAATCTCCCTGTCGGGGCTCTTGGCCCTGCCTCTGCACGACTTCCTTTGTCACCTGCCGTGA